The region agcctggtgggctgcagtccatggggtcacgaagagtaggacacgactgagtgacttcactttcacttttcactttcatgcactggagaaggaaatggcaacccactccagtgttcttgcctggagaatcccagggacgagggagcctggtgggctgacatctacgggatcgtgcagagtcggacacgactgaagcgacttagcagcagcaacatgctaATTATTCAGTGCAGAACATTCAGCTGTTAATTACACTGCTTATGAATTATGAGTTGGTGTCCAAAAAAAAGGCAAGGCGTTACAGTATATACAAGAGTACAGGCTCAAAGTTAGATGAGGTGTGAAACTTACTTCTGCCGGTTAGTAATGCCTGACCCTGAGTAAATCACTTGATCTCTCTAATACTGTTTTTCTTCCCTGTAAGATAGATAATACTATACAGCACTAAGTTGGTGagagaatgagataatgcatataagGGGCTTAGCATCTGGCCCTTAGTATGCCCTCCACAAAGATTAGCTTTTGTCACATAAAAAAGATTTCTGATTCTGAAAGGCCCAATTCCATCCAGCAGGATGTGGAAACACTCTCTGCAGCCTCTAACAGTCAATTCAAAACAGTTCCAGTATGAAAGCAGCTCTATCAGATCACATGTGGCAGGCTGTCTCAGCTTAAGGAAGCCCTTTGAGGCTGATCTGACTTATAACTTGTGTAACCTGATTCTACCACAAAGAACAAGCCTATCTTCTTAGTCAAAGACTAAGACCACTAAGGACTACCATatgaggttccctggtggctcagattgtgaagaatatgcctgcaatgcaggagactcaggtttgatccctgggtcggaaagatcccctggagaagggaatggcaacccactccagtattcttgcctggagaatcccacagacagagaagcctggcagcctagAGTCCATGGACTAACAAAGAGTCATAtaccactaacactttcacttttaaggacTACCACATCACTCCACTCTATCTTCAAGGTGTTTTCTTGTGCAGTCTTGTCTGCTCTCCTTGAGATGGAGATTCCAAACCTTTCACATTCCTGGTCATCTTCCTTTTACTTGTTTTTAGAACATCCTAAGATACCATAACCAAGATAACAATTTCCACTCATTGATGCTTTCTGAGCACCAGGCACTGATATTGCCACTTTGCACAGATCGTGTTATTAAAACTCACAAAAATCCTATAAAGTGAATGATGACATGCTCATAGAAGTAGAAACAGATTCAAAGAGATTAAGCAAGCTGCCAGGATCATACACTTTTAAAGTGGCAGAGATTGTTCCCAAACCTAGACTTGTCTGATGCTCGAAGTCAAAGATTCCAAACTGCTTGGTAATTATGATGCTCAACCCTGCTTCTACTCccgttcatttttttctttagtaacaAAAATCCCAGCTTTCATTAACGGCTTCcccgtggctcagacggtaaagaatctgcccgcatgCGGGAGACCCGATTAGagctctgggtctggaagatccttcggagtagggaaaggctacccactccagtattctttcctggagaattccatggacagaggaccctggcgggcttctccatgggactgcagagtcggacacgactcagcgactaacactttcactgtttttcAGCTTTCATTATTTCTAAAGCAATTCTGTTTGAGTCCTGGGTAAATTCGTTTCAGAGTTAAACTCAAGTCACGCTTGGCACTCCCAACATAAAAGCCCAATTAAGGTACCAGGAGCCTCTAATGCCTCCGGTGGGACAAGGCGCTCCCGCCCGGTCGGATTCTGCTAGCTACGTGACCTAGGCCACGAGGGTCCCACGCTGCCACCGCCTCACCTCTCACCAGAAAAAAGCAAGACTCAGCGCTAAGTAGTCAGACCTCGTGGAAGTGATGCCAAGACTCCAAGCTTTCCGCCAACCGCCGAGAGCTCGACACAAAGACCTGGCAGTCTCTGGCGGACCCCGCAGACCTCCCTACCTGCAGACCTAAGCATGTCAGGGCCCGCAGCCCTGTGGTGATCCCACCCCAGCCCATGATCCAAGCCCCGCACTCACAGCGCCTGTTGCCTTGACGAATTTATTGGCCACGCTCGAGAGCTGGTTATCTCGCAGAAAGCCGAGCACGAGGGGATACAGGTCGCTGGGAACCACGCGGCGTAAGCCGGCGTCCGCCATCCTCCGGGTAATACGCGTCACTACCGTCGCGGACGCACACGACTCAAGAAACCGGAAGAGGCGGGCTAGGGGAGGATCCCGGCAACGTCCTCGCGCCGCGCGGGGCACGCCGGAAGGGGCGGGCGCACTCTCGGAGACAGGGTAAAGGCGAAATCCATGAACGCTTTCCGGTCCCACGAGTGTCGCCATCTTGGAAGGGCGGAGCCCGCCGTTCTGCTTTGTGAAGGCGGAGCCCTGACGTCAGAGGTCACGCCCTTGGTGGCGGCGGGAAAGCTTCAGACTTCCCGCGCCTTGCCTGCCTTCTGGAGCCACCTTTCTCAGTGCAGCAGTTACCCGCGCCGCTAGCATTCAGGTATCAGAGTAAGGCGTGGGTCGGCGGGCCTGAGCTGACCTTGAATTTTCTAAACTTGGTCACATATCCCACCGTCTCCTATTCGCTCTGCCAGTGGATTCCCACTCTTCTCCATCTTCACTTCAAAACCCTGGAAGGCCCTTTCTCAAAATACCACCCCAATCTCTGCACTCCCAACTCCATTACCGAGGGCCCTTCAGATTATCTGTGGTAGTGGTGAGGTGCTGATCTTCAAAACTGTCCACCTCAATCTTGACTTGCCCATGAGACAAGTCTACCCTCCCTTATTTACACAGCTTCAGATCAGCTTCATGAAGGGAAAAAGGGGATGTGCAATAAAcccgagcagcagcagcaatctcttCAAACGGATAATCCTGAAAATAACCCTTCTACCTCCTGGGTCACAGTCCACACTATGAATCCTCCCTGTGGAAGAACTAGAAAACCCCTCAACTGCCTCTCTCTTTGTCATGAGTACTCAGATTTATCAATCAATGCCCAGGCCAATCAAGTTAATTTCAAGTTCTCCATATTTCAGTTCACAGTAGCAGATAGCACCCTGTCTACTACCCCTGGACTATTTCTCTTTCATGCCCCTCCCGGAGGTAAGGGTTCACTTTCTCAAAGGACACACTTATTTGCCATTCTCAAAATAGGCATTCCCCTGTCCTTGGTATAATTCCTCCTTGTCCCTCTTTCCCAAAGGTCTATTCACCTGCATGCATTCTTTAAATATCTGAGCACCTGCTGAATGCCAAGCATTGTGCTCAAGCTATGGTACACACAAGCCTCAGTTTCAAAAACCTGTATTTACAACAGGTGTGAACTTCCTCTGGGTCCCTGATACTCAAATTCTTTGCCGGACCAATGGCACCACGCTCGTTGGAAATGCAGAACCTCAAGGCCCACCCCATaactcagaatctgcatttttaaaagatctacaGATTTAGCTACCCTTTcaaagtctgagaagcactgcCCTAGATGACTGATTTCACCTACTAGACTCCTGAAGAGCAGTTTCAAGTCCAGTAGGATTCAGCACCTAACCGAAGAGGGGTCCTAGGAATCAAATGGAAGTAGGAATGTCCCTGTTGGGTTCAGAGAGGAAAAGTGATTTCTCTGGCACCAGCACCATAGAAAAAAGCACAACAGCACTTGGCAGTTCTCTCTAGTTCATGTTTATTAGTCTGCACTGGGGGAACCCCTCAACCCCATCCATCTTACACAGGAATGCAAGTTAATGTGTTTCAAAGCctattataaaaaacaaataccacTTAAAATCTgatgtattacatttttatttcacttttttccatttctttagaaAACAGTCATCTCCTCGCTAGCAGCTCTCTCCCCTAGACTGGGGGAGGGGAATGGAGGAGGTTGGGCACCTCCAAAGAAAAGGGGATGGGGGAGAAGGGCCCAGGGTTACCTCCTGAGGTTCTTCTGGGCCTGTTTCAATAATGTGTCAAAGTCAAGAGAATCAAATTTGCTCTTTACAGGAGCAGGGTCAAAGTCTTCCCGGTTGGAGTCTACAAAGGTAGAGAGAGACAAACATCAAGGTCTCTTTGAGTACACCTCCCAACCACAGGGTCCTCAAATGGCCAGCTACCTCTCTTATCTATAATGGATGGAGCTAAAATCTCCTGAATTTTAAGTCAAAAGATAGGAAAGCCCCCATTTCTCCTCTCATCCTACCCTTTAAGCCCTTCATGTGTCACAGGAAGACAAGTCTGTCTTACTAAACCCCCTTCTCAAAAGGCTGGGGACTCTTCCAGGGAGGAGATGGAGTATACCAAAGGCTCAGGGCCTCCCTCCACTCACCAAGATCAGAATAGCTTCTCTTGCAGAACTGCCTGCGGCCCCCAAAGCAGAGATCAAAGGGCTGTTCATCAGCCTGCCTCAGCTTGTGGCCACTCTCGATGGCTGCAAATGCCTCCTCGGCATAGCGGTAAGTGACGAAGCCATAGTTGTCACTGGAAGGGAGGGtgagacagaggctgagatggctatTTGGGCACATGCCATGGAGAAGAGACAGCTCCCCAGGGTACAGGGACTGGAGAGATTCTTCTCATTCCCCAAATGGCCAACCCTCTAACTGTAGAGATGAAGGTGTCCTACACTGCCCAGCACACCAGAGCAATCAGGAAAGACAAAGCACTGAGACAGATAACGGGACAGGAAGGACATCCTGACCTTAGGGCCCAACCTCACCCTTGGACACGGAAGTGGATGGTGCACTCCTCAATCTCCCCAAAAACAGAGAATCTCTGTTTCAGCTCTGACCGAGTCATGCGGCCAGGTATCTTCCCAATGAAGACCACTCTTCTTTCTTCCTATGTTGGGTCAAGGAAAATTAACACACCATGAGCCAAAGCCATAGCTGCAGATGGCTCTGTGAGCTCATGTCATGGCTCAGGGACAAGCCCTCTCCTCCTAGGACCTGTTCCTCTACTCACTATTGCACGCTCCTTCTGCAGAACTCTCTGCCTTTGGTAATGGTCGTGTGAACGATAAGAACTGTACCTGCCAAGAGAAAAAGGTGCTGTCAGCCCCCTAGATATTAGACAGCTCAAGTCTCAACTCTTAGGCTCTTGCACCCCAAATGTACCAACTCCCTGAAAACATACTCACCGCCGCCTCCTGTCACTTCTCCGGCGAGGAGATGGAGAGCGGGACCGGCTTCGGGAACTagatgatgaggaggaggaagatgaggaggaagaggaagagcatCTCCGGGAACGTCCAGAGGAACTGCAACTGGACCTAGAGAACAAAAGATCACACAGAAATGATGGGAGGAGTACAGGTATCATCCACTTACCTCACCTTGGCCCCAGCCCCGCCTCCCTGTCAGGAAGCTCAGGACCAAAGgcagagaaaagcagaggagGTACAGAAGAAAAGCAAACTGAGAACCTTGTGAACTTTACATGTTCTAGAGTATCTGGGCATTGATCTTATTTATTGTCAATTatgcaattaaaaagaatatctaacaagtcagaaagaataaaaacaatagagACTCAGAAATAAAGGGCTGGGCCCTAGGTATTACAACGAGCCGGGGGATCGGGGGTGTAAGGGAGAAGTGGGAGGGCGGGCAGGCCCATGTCTCTGGAATCCTGCTCGCCTCATGTCTCACAGGAGTACTATGATTATGGCATAAGGGGAGGTGACTGTGCTAGATCTGTAGTAGATGACATACCTGAAGATAAGCTTCACCATCAAAAACCAAGAATTCTTCACTGATGAAGTGCAAAAATTTGGGTCTATTATAGAGAAAAAGGTACTCCCAAAAATATGAGGCCACAATGACACCCAAAGGACACCAGACTCTTTCCTCAACAGATGATTAAAGGAAGGATTATTTGCCATTAACAACCCACTAGCCCACCATCCCACATCTACcggaaaaatacaagaaataagGACTGATACAGTGCAAAGGAATCAACATGGTCAAGACCAAACCCTAACGGTTTCTCCCAAGGCAGGTCTCTAGGAAGCAGGAGATCTCAGAGATATCCCAATCTCTAACAGGGGACAGAAGCTATCTTTTCACAGCTTGCCTCCTTCAAAtccaggaaaagggaagaagacaaaagccaaagacagaaatagaaaagccTTAGTGCCTGAAAGTTCATCAAACTcaatgtgcaaaagctttcagaGTAAGCCAGAGGAGAGAACCTCCAAAGTGGAGAGAACCTAACAGGCCATCAGAGCTCACCTTCGCCACCTCTTGTGTGGGGGGGAGAGGGACCGGGACCGGGATCGGGATGAGGAAGACGACGATGAGGATGAGGAGGAAGATGCTTCGCTGGTCCGGGTGGACCCAGAGCTCACAGAACGGCTGCTGCGGCCACGGCGGCCTTGCCAGCCCCGGCTTGGGGGGCTGGCTGACCTGCAGGCTTTTCGATAACAGCGCACTGACTGCTGCTTGGCTGAGGGATCAGGGAGAGTCCTAGTGTTCGTGTCATTCCGGCAGGGTGAGGCCTCAGGGGATAGCAAGGCAGACGGGGCAAGGCAAGGAGTTTGGGGATCTGCCTGCTCTCTGCTAGTCCTGTGATCAAGTGGCTTCTGGGAGGCAGCTGTGCCTGGAGGCACAGAGGTGACTGAGCCCAGGGACAAGACAGGCTTGATGGTGATATCCTGATGGCGTTTGACGTTCCATCGGGAGCCCACCTCTGGAATGACTAGGGCAGGcgtcttttttgggggggtcctGCTCCGAACACAATAGTCATGGTCCCCAGAGCCCACATGGACTGGACTAGGGCCACGGACCCCTTCGTGGAGGCGGGCTGCAGCTGGATGTTTGGCCTCTGTAACTCCTTCAGGCTTCAGGGTTCCCTCCTGGGCGGTGGACTTAGGAGATTTGGCTTTGGCCAGCAGAGAGACAGCAGCCAGGGGCTTCCATAACTGATGGGGAGGGGTAGCTGGAGGGGTGAGCCCTgtgaggggagggaggatggagataGCAGGATGAGATCCGATTCTACACTTCTGAACACTGTGTATACAGGCTCCAGAGACTCCCACTTCATTTCACAAAGTGTACTAACACTGATCAGCAGCCCAACTTCTCCCACTGTTACAACTGCTCCGTCCCATGAGCTCCCCATCTTGGAGACCAGCAACAGAAACCCAACTAGCTAGAGTCCTCCTGAACCTCTCATTGCCCAAACCCAGCTGGTGGCCAGGTCCTGTCTGTTCTACCTCTTCCTTCTTAGACTCACCCCCTGACCATGGCACTGACTGACTTCCTGGCTGCATTTTCCCTGAACTCATGTAATCATCTAATAATCTCCTACCTCGAGCAACACACCTGTCCACCTGTCTTCTACATTCCCGCTGGAGGAAGCACTCTAAAACCAAACTGGTAAGGCTTTTTCAATTGCTTCTTCAACGTACAATATCAAGTCCAACCAGCTTAACATGGCCAAGTTCCCATAACTTGGCCTCCTACTTAACACCCCAGCTTTCTCTCTTCTGAGCTCTGCCCACCACCCTGATCAGCCACTACACTCCAGCCAAAACGAACCACTCACCATTTCCCAAAACATACCAATACCAGGCTGGCTCTGTTTCTTCAGTTCACTCAAGCTGTTCCAACAACCTCAAATGCCCCTGGTGTCAGGGATTTTCTCAAGCCTCCAATTTGAGGATTACCTTCTGTATAACCCTGTTCTGACAGTCCCTCTTCAGACCCCACTGTAAACCAAATGGGTTTCTTTGACACACAACCTCTGATACTCGACGTGCTCATCTGTTTACACATCTGCCCCCTGGACTGTGAGAACCTCGAGGACGACGATCAGATTTCCGTATCCCCAACATCTACACACACTTACTGCAGAGCGGGCTCTACAAACATTTGCTGCTTAAACTAATCAAAGGCAgagttccccaccctgaacccacCTGCCACGTTGGCCAGTTCTGGGGCTTGTAACCGGTCTAGGGGCCTCTTCTCCTGGGGAGTGTCAACGCTGCTGGCGGGGGGAAAAGGGAAAGCCTGGTTCATTGCCTCCTCAACATCTGCTTTCCTCATGAAGCAACAGGAAAGGGGGACGTGCAGAGAGGAATGGGGGCACAAACTGTCCCAATCATTCTCCTCCAGCACAAAAAgggtcttagtgactgaactttATGTAAGTTGGGTCTCAGCTCTGTCCAATTTCTGGAGGCAGGCTGACTATGACCTTGATaccccccacctcctccaagcCAGGAGCCTCTTGTGCCCAGCTCAAACCAACCCAAAATCAATGTGGAGGAAAATATGCTTGGCAGAAGAGGACGGGGTATCATgaacatgggggaaaaaaaaaaaaaaggcctcttGGTACTGGAAGATTGGGGAACAAGGAGGTCCAGGACACCTGTGTCCTCCAAGGAGTCAGGGAGCCCTAGCCATGAACATCCTCCCCCATTTTTTCTTATAACATCAGCAGTGTTTTGAGCAACCTTAAAGCCtgttaaataaaggaaagaaacccCCAAAAACACAACTCGCCAGAACATAAAAGGCATCACCATTTGAAACCCCAGACTGGAATCAGCCAGAGGATGGTTCATATATGTCCTCCTACGTATCACCCAAGACAATGCTCAGTAGTGATGGGCTGAGCTGAGGGTGTGAAACAGGGAAAGACTTTAGAGCTGACTAAATGTCCCTTAACAGAGGCATCCAGTTGACAGTCCTGGAGCGCCGGCCGGCTGCTGACCAACAGCTGTAGGGTAACTCACTCATGTCCCCATACTTACCCTGAGTTTCCTACAGCCAGGCTGTCAGCAGGAGCCGGGGGAGGGCACTcctttttggctgcaaagaaaccATACTAGTTAAAAGCCCAACCAGATGTTCCATACTGAAGAGGCACAGAAACGCTGGCTTTAAGACGCAAAGGAGGAAAATCCATTTTGCCTACATACTCCATTGGGGTCTCCCCAAAGAAATCCATTCTCCTCCAGTGGGTAcccaaaaactatttttaattatgtCTCTTCTGCTTAAAAACAAGCACACACTCCACCGAATCTGAGACGGAGTCCCAACTCCTAAGTCTAGCATTCCAGATTCTATATAATCCACCTTATTAACTTGCTAGTCTTATAAGCTACTCTTGATCTACACTTGTACTTTGCCTTGTTCTACAGATACCTATTGTCAATTCAGGAGTCATTTCTGCAGATTCCTCTCCCCAGTCAGATCATAAGCTCCTTGAGAACACAACATAGCATCATCCTCTGCAGCACCTAGATCCACACTTGTACTGAGAAGCTGAACTAGCCACTGCCTTTCAAATACACCATATGTGACCTTTCCTGCACCTCTGCCTTTATTCACCACATGCAGGCTCTCTGAATTCCTGTCTTCCAAGGCTCAGCTGGAGAACTAATTCCCTCTAGAAAAATGTCCCCAATTTACTTGGATCTCCCCATCCATCCACTCTTTATAGTTCTTGTCATGCTGTACCCTCTCCCTGGCTTGGACTGCCATCAATGGGATTGTCTTCCCATTCCAATTAGGGGGCCACTCTAGTGGCAGAgactccccttctccctcctcccagttTAAGCAACTACAGGGCTGGGCCCAAAAGAAACATCAACAAAAAGGGTTACAAAAAGGGTTTCCTCACCTTCTGATTTCTCAAATTGCTCCAGCAGACTGGACAGGTCCGACGCCTCAATTCCTGTGGAAGCACACAACACAGGATTGGAAACCTACCCCTATCCACTGAGCACACAGGtcccaaaacttccaaaacaccTCGCTTCTCTCCTTATGCACCCCCTGTCCATTGTGATAAATAAACCAGGGGAGCCACACTCCCAGAGAAAGAGAATCAAACCAACCAGACTTTTCTCTCTCAAGAATTCTAACAAAGGCCAGCCCCATCGAGGCTTATCCTGTTTTATGGAAGACACTCCTCACACAATTCCCACGCCATTCTTCACACCAACTGAACTGTGTGGCACTCACCAATCTCACTGATGAAAGCCTGCACCACGGCCTCAGGACCCTGGGTACGTGGGGTAGGTAGAAAGGACAGTTTCCTTAGACGGGCTGGGTGGACAACAGGCAGTTTGGTGGTAGTGCTCTGCCTTGGTGCCGGTGTGGGAACAGCCTTGTCAACAGGAGAGGGTGGTTTCTCCTTGGGCCTAGTCTCCTGCAGCTCAGGCTTTAGCCTCTCTGATGCAGGCTCCTCAACAGCCACATTCTCAGCAGACACACACGGTGGAGCCTTGATCCGCGGGCTGTGCACCGGGGAGGATGCCCTGTGCTTCAGATGGGGAGATGCAGGCACTGGCTTGACCTCCACCTTGGTGGGCTCTGTCTGTGGAGCTCCCTGGCCAGCTGCCCCAAGACTGAGGGGAGGAGCCATTGGCACAGCTGGCACACTTTCAGGAGAGCCAGCTGGGATGCCACCAGGCTCCACCTTGGGTGGGGGGACAGCTCTTCCAACTGAGGTTAGAGGCAATGGAGGTGGAGGAACAGCAGGCCAGAATGGAGGGTGTTGCAGCCCTGGGCCCCATCCCAAGGGCCCGTAGGTACAGTTGGAATTATAAGGtgggactggggcaggaggaggtaCCCAAGGCACATTGCAAGTGGGGGGCACAGCAAAGGCACCTGGAGTACCAGACACTAGGGGCACCGTTGGTGGGGGGGGCAGGCAAGGATAGCCAGAAGGGGACACGGGAGGATAACAAGGCCAGGGTGGCACAGAGGCATAGTGAGTATAGGGATCAGGTGGCACTGGCCCCAGAGACATCGGAACACTAGGAGGCTGCAGGGGTGGTGGGGGCAGATTGGGCACAGCTTGCCCATTTGTGGGAAGGGGCAGCGCAGGAGTCATGCCCAGCCCACCCGTGGGAAAAGGCAGAGCAGTGGGCATTTTGGGGGGCatgggctgcacagcaggaggtagCAGTCGTGCTGGCAGCAGTTTCTCTTGGGATGGCACCTGCTCAGTAGGAGCTGAGGCCATAGGTTTGGTCGCAGGTGGCTCAGGACtaggggaggcagggctggggcccaCAGACCCAAAGCAAGCCTCAGGAGCCGCCTCAGGACTTCTCTGTGGAGCTGTCTTCTTGGCTGGGGCTAGAGGGATGACAAGACAAGGGATGTCTGCCAGCCCTGTGGGAGTTTCTGGGAGGCTGGGCCACTTCCCAGCTGGAGGCTGAGGGGTCCTCTCTTCGGCCTCTGGCTGGCGCTGCTGCCTTCGTCGCCGGTACTCAGACAGGCTAAGAGGCCGAGGCCTGACTTCCTGGGTTGTGGTACTGGTACCAGTTTCTCCCTTCAGAGGACCTATAACCTCCCTGACTTCAGGACTGTTGGCCTTTGGGGGCTCTGAAGACTCTGATTCCAGGAGGAGCTGGGCACCTGGATTCCTCTGGGCTGATGATACTGCACCACGTCTGGGATCAGTTGGCCTAGACTTAACTAGTACAGGGTCAACTGGAGACAGGTCATTGGGAACAGAGTCAACCTGTACTGACTTGACCAGGACAGCGTCAACTGGAGACAAGTTGTCTGAGATGGGAACAACCACTGTAGGGTCAGCTGCTGCTGAGTCAGCCAGGACTGGATCAGCTGGGAGGGGTTCAACCAGCTCTGAGTTCGCTGAAGCAATGTTAGTCAGCACAGGGTCAACAGGTTCAGTGTCAGTCGCAGTGGGACCAGGGTCAACTACAGTGGAATCAGCTTCAAGAGAGTCAAGTGGCATGGGGTCAGCTTGAGCAGAGTCAACCAGTGAGAGATGCGTTGAAACAGGGTTGGCTTGGATAGGGTCAACCAGGCTGGGGCAGAGGTCTACAGGATCTTCTTTAGCAGGACTAGCTTGCTCAGTACTGCTCTCCAAGTTCGCAGAGCTGGGTTTCTCTAAGGCAGCTGCCCAGGCCCGAGCCCAAGCCCGGGGCTTCCCTCTACCATGGGGAGGCCCAACCTCTCTTTGAAGGTCCTCTTGAGGCAGGCTGCCTCCCTGAGAGGTCACCTCTGGAACAGCTGTAGACTGCCCACGAGAGGCCGACCTCAGCCTCCTGGTGTAGCCCTCTGCACAGGCAGCTGGCTGCTCCttgctcttcttcctcctgccctttcGAGCCCTCTGGGAACTTAGCGTGGCGTTGGCTGGTGGGTTCTGAGGCCCCTTGGGCGCCACTGGCTCCATGACCTCCCTGGGCTCCAACATGGAGGCTGCCTCCAACTTTTCCTTTGAGTCCAGTGACAAGCCCTCATCCTCAGGGCAGAGGGTTTCCTTGGGAACAGCAACCTCTGTCTCCACCTCTAGTGATGGCATGAGCAGCTGCAAGGCTGGACTGACCTCTAGTGTGTCATCCAGGAGCACAGGCTGGGGGCCAGCAGGGATCTGTCGCACCACAACTGGGATCTCCAGGTCATTGCCAGCTGTGGCCGCCTGACCCAcaatctccagcaccacacaatCCTCAGGCAGTGTCAAGTCATCTGGCTGCTCCTGAAGCTCATCCTCGAGCGCCGTCAGGTGGGTGAGGTTGGGTAGGCAGTACGGGTGCATGGCCCGCACCAGCTCACTCAAGGAGGAGATGCTCTCGTCTCCAGCTGCCTGTACtgccatctctgctgctgctgctgttttctcttcctcctcaggaCAGGCTAGGTGCATGGGGAAGTCCGGGATGCTGCTCACAGAGTTGTTAAGCTCCCCAGCAAGCATCTCACTGCTGAAGCCAGCcagttcctcctcttcctccccatcaCTACgctgctggggaggaggggactgGCCCCAGCGGGTTCTTGACCTTGGGGGTCTCCAACTAGGAAGCTTAGGGGAGGAGGTCTCCAAGAAGGAAGGTGGAGAGAAGTCCCAAGGGGGATCTGCGAGCGCC is a window of Bos mutus isolate GX-2022 chromosome 26, NWIPB_WYAK_1.1, whole genome shotgun sequence DNA encoding:
- the PPRC1 gene encoding peroxisome proliferator-activated receptor gamma coactivator-related protein 1 isoform X5, whose product is MEGEPTDAWQITLALLQEEGDDSGFVSLSRLGPCLRDKDLEMEELILQDGALLGTMHSYMDASLISLIEDFGSLGESRLSLEDQNEVSLLTALTEILDNADSENLSPFDSIPDSELLVSPREGSSLHRLLSLSRTPPERDLITPTDPLGPSTGSSRVEMALADPPWDFSPPSFLETSSPKLPSWRPPRSRTRWGQSPPPQQRSDGEEEEELAGFSSEMLAGELNNSVSSIPDFPMHLACPEEEEKTAAAAEMAVQAAGDESISSLSELVRAMHPYCLPNLTHLTALEDELQEQPDDLTLPEDCVVLEIVGQAATAGNDLEIPVVVRQIPAGPQPVLLDDTLEVSPALQLLMPSLEVETEVAVPKETLCPEDEGLSLDSKEKLEAASMLEPREVMEPVAPKGPQNPPANATLSSQRARKGRRKKSKEQPAACAEGYTRRLRSASRGQSTAVPEVTSQGGSLPQEDLQREVGPPHGRGKPRAWARAWAAALEKPSSANLESSTEQASPAKEDPVDLCPSLVDPIQANPVSTHLSLVDSAQADPMPLDSLEADSTVVDPGPTATDTEPVDPVLTNIASANSELVEPLPADPVLADSAAADPTVVVPISDNLSPVDAVLVKSVQVDSVPNDLSPVDPVLVKSRPTDPRRGAVSSAQRNPGAQLLLESESSEPPKANSPEVREVIGPLKGETGTSTTTQEVRPRPLSLSEYRRRRQQRQPEAEERTPQPPAGKWPSLPETPTGLADIPCLVIPLAPAKKTAPQRSPEAAPEACFGSVGPSPASPSPEPPATKPMASAPTEQVPSQEKLLPARLLPPAVQPMPPKMPTALPFPTGGLGMTPALPLPTNGQAVPNLPPPPLQPPSVPMSLGPVPPDPYTHYASVPPWPCYPPVSPSGYPCLPPPPTVPLVSGTPGAFAVPPTCNVPWVPPPAPVPPYNSNCTYGPLGWGPGLQHPPFWPAVPPPPLPLTSVGRAVPPPKVEPGGIPAGSPESVPAVPMAPPLSLGAAGQGAPQTEPTKVEVKPVPASPHLKHRASSPVHSPRIKAPPCVSAENVAVEEPASERLKPELQETRPKEKPPSPVDKAVPTPAPRQSTTTKLPVVHPARLRKLSFLPTPRTQGPEAVVQAFISEIGIEASDLSSLLEQFEKSEAKKECPPPAPADSLAVGNSGSVDTPQEKRPLDRLQAPELANVAGLTPPATPPHQLWKPLAAVSLLAKAKSPKSTAQEGTLKPEGVTEAKHPAAARLHEGVRGPSPVHVGSGDHDYCVRSRTPPKKTPALVIPEVGSRWNVKRHQDITIKPVLSLGSVTSVPPGTAASQKPLDHRTSREQADPQTPCLAPSALLSPEASPCRNDTNTRTLPDPSAKQQSVRCYRKACRSASPPSRGWQGRRGRSSRSVSSGSTRTSEASSSSSSSSSSSSRSRSRSLSPPHKRWRRSSCSSSGRSRRCSSSSSSSSSSSSSSSRSRSRSPSPRRRSDRRRRYSSYRSHDHYQRQRVLQKERAIEERRVVFIGKIPGRMTRSELKQRFSVFGEIEECTIHFRVQGDNYGFVTYRYAEEAFAAIESGHKLRQADEQPFDLCFGGRRQFCKRSYSDLDSNREDFDPAPVKSKFDSLDFDTLLKQAQKNLRR